A window from Streptomyces sp. NBC_00299 encodes these proteins:
- a CDS encoding ATP-grasp domain-containing protein, with product MAHLLVVESWVGSMSRLLPRAIREGGHEFTFLTRDLHHYLRSAPEGAAHPLLGARNVITTDTNDLDALLPEVERLHSVLGFDGVVTSCDYYLPTVARIAGRLGLPGPGPEAVENACRKDATRRVLADAGLPGPRFAVHEEWADLARAAQEIGYPLVVKPVDLCAGMFVRRVDDEGQLAEAVRALSAFPVNARGQRRTPAVLLEELLDGPEVSVETVSYAGAVHMVGVTDKSIGAAPAFVETGHMFPAALSLADIEAAEQTTLGALKALGLTDGVVAHTEIKLTSVGPRVVEVNPRPAGNRITELVRHVTGIDLAAACVDVALGRRPDLRRTDTGLRSAAIGFLVPERAGTLEALDGHQLTDLPGVLEVQLAEPGKVVKAAGSNNEYLGHVMTGDPDGPGARDRVEGLLAGLRAGLVIR from the coding sequence GTGGCTCATCTGCTGGTGGTCGAGAGCTGGGTCGGATCGATGAGCAGACTGCTGCCGCGCGCCATCCGCGAGGGCGGGCACGAGTTCACGTTCCTCACCCGTGACCTGCATCACTACCTGCGCTCGGCGCCCGAGGGGGCGGCGCATCCGCTGCTCGGCGCGCGCAATGTGATCACGACCGACACCAATGACCTCGACGCCCTGCTGCCCGAGGTGGAGCGGCTGCACTCGGTGCTGGGCTTCGACGGGGTGGTCACCTCCTGCGACTACTACCTGCCGACGGTGGCGCGGATCGCCGGGCGCCTCGGTCTGCCCGGCCCCGGCCCCGAGGCGGTGGAGAACGCCTGCCGCAAGGACGCCACCCGTCGGGTCCTCGCCGACGCGGGCCTGCCCGGACCGCGCTTCGCCGTGCACGAGGAGTGGGCCGACCTCGCGCGGGCCGCGCAGGAGATCGGCTACCCGCTGGTCGTCAAGCCGGTCGACCTGTGCGCGGGCATGTTCGTGCGTCGCGTGGACGACGAGGGTCAACTGGCCGAAGCGGTAAGAGCATTGAGCGCCTTCCCGGTCAACGCCCGGGGGCAGCGGCGCACCCCCGCCGTTCTCCTCGAAGAGCTCCTCGACGGCCCCGAGGTGAGCGTCGAGACCGTGTCGTACGCGGGCGCCGTGCACATGGTCGGCGTCACCGACAAGAGCATCGGCGCAGCGCCCGCCTTCGTCGAGACCGGCCACATGTTCCCCGCCGCTCTGTCGCTCGCCGACATCGAGGCCGCCGAACAGACCACGCTCGGTGCGCTCAAGGCGCTCGGGCTGACGGACGGGGTCGTGGCGCACACCGAGATCAAGCTGACCTCGGTCGGGCCGCGCGTGGTCGAGGTCAACCCCCGGCCCGCCGGCAACCGCATCACCGAGCTCGTCCGCCACGTCACCGGCATCGACCTCGCCGCCGCCTGCGTGGACGTCGCCCTCGGCCGCAGGCCCGACCTCAGGCGCACGGACACCGGGCTGCGCAGCGCCGCCATCGGCTTCCTCGTCCCCGAGCGCGCGGGCACGCTTGAGGCGCTCGACGGACATCAACTGACCGACCTGCCAGGCGTGTTGGAGGTTCAGCTCGCCGAGCCCGGCAAGGTGGTCAAGGCGGCCGGCAGCAACAACGAGTACCTGGGTCACGTCATGACCGGCGACCCCGACGGGCCCGGCGCCCGCGACCGCGTCGAAGGCCTGCTGGCCGGGCTGCGCGCGGGGCTGGTGATCCGGTGA
- a CDS encoding alpha/beta hydrolase translates to MTALPRPTALLCALVAAAALLPTTGPARATAATAALTFGACPDSVPRPPAPDRVECGRLTVPLDRRHSSGPSIEIAVSRVPASGTPAERRGILLVNPGGPGGSGLPYAVTKRAKLPASVRRSYDVIGFDPRGIGHSAPAGCGAMGGLFAAPGADPVPTTPQTERSYLTSLRHLADDCATGAGKAVLPYLSTEQTAYDMDAIRAALGEPRTSFLGVSYGTYLGAAYAARFPHRVGRMVLDSVVGPWDWYDFDALQSRAMLRARDTFFAWTAGHAERFGLGGDAGAVRRSYLRVRQGLAARPVDGFGPAEFDRAVYRALGRTERWTGFADGLRGYLSDGSVAGLRPAAAFDGPESRNYEAANRIVKCADGPGPTPRQVVADIRHIRRADPQPVLTGMEASACAYWHHRPARRTPLGSPAAPPVLLVASAHDPVTPIEGARRLRELLPGSRLVTLNDDYSHGVFASRGNACVDGAVAGYLVDGEVPVADVRCAGPGLPVPAAAAPSE, encoded by the coding sequence TTGACCGCCCTGCCCCGCCCGACCGCCCTGCTGTGCGCCCTGGTGGCCGCGGCAGCCCTGCTCCCCACGACCGGCCCCGCCCGAGCGACGGCCGCGACGGCCGCCCTCACCTTCGGCGCCTGCCCGGACTCCGTACCGAGGCCGCCCGCACCCGACCGCGTGGAATGCGGCCGCCTCACCGTCCCGCTCGACCGGAGGCACTCGTCCGGCCCGAGCATCGAGATCGCCGTGTCCCGTGTCCCCGCCTCCGGTACGCCGGCCGAGCGGCGCGGCATCCTGCTGGTGAACCCCGGCGGGCCGGGCGGCTCCGGGCTCCCCTACGCGGTGACCAAGCGCGCCAAACTCCCCGCGAGCGTGCGGCGTTCGTACGACGTCATCGGCTTCGACCCGCGGGGCATCGGCCACAGCGCGCCGGCCGGCTGCGGCGCGATGGGCGGCCTGTTCGCCGCTCCCGGCGCCGACCCGGTACCGACGACCCCTCAGACCGAGCGGTCGTACCTCACGTCACTGCGCCACCTGGCCGACGACTGTGCGACGGGCGCGGGCAAGGCGGTGCTGCCGTACCTGTCCACCGAGCAGACCGCGTACGACATGGACGCGATCCGCGCCGCGCTGGGCGAGCCGCGGACCAGCTTCCTCGGTGTCTCGTACGGCACCTACCTGGGCGCGGCGTACGCGGCGCGCTTTCCGCACCGGGTCGGCCGCATGGTGCTGGACAGCGTGGTCGGGCCCTGGGACTGGTACGACTTCGACGCGCTCCAGAGCCGGGCGATGCTGCGCGCCCGGGACACCTTCTTCGCCTGGACCGCCGGGCACGCCGAGCGCTTCGGGCTGGGCGGCGACGCGGGCGCCGTGCGGCGTTCGTATCTGCGCGTACGCCAGGGCCTGGCCGCGCGACCGGTCGACGGCTTCGGACCGGCGGAGTTCGACCGCGCCGTCTACCGCGCCCTCGGCCGCACGGAACGCTGGACGGGGTTCGCCGACGGGCTGCGCGGCTACCTGTCGGACGGGAGCGTGGCCGGCCTGCGCCCCGCCGCCGCCTTCGACGGCCCGGAGTCCCGCAACTACGAGGCGGCCAACCGGATCGTGAAGTGCGCGGACGGTCCGGGGCCGACGCCCCGACAGGTCGTGGCAGACATACGGCACATACGACGTGCCGACCCGCAGCCGGTCCTGACCGGCATGGAGGCGTCGGCCTGCGCGTACTGGCACCACCGGCCCGCGCGGCGCACCCCGCTGGGCAGTCCGGCCGCCCCGCCCGTCCTGCTGGTCGCCTCCGCGCACGACCCGGTGACCCCGATCGAGGGCGCCCGTCGCCTGCGCGAACTGCTGCCCGGATCCCGTCTGGTGACGCTGAACGACGACTACTCGCACGGCGTGTTCGCCAGCCGCGGCAATGCCTGCGTGGACGGGGCGGTGGCGGGCTATCTCGTCGACGGGGAGGTGCCTGTGGCGGACGTGCGCTGCGCCGGGCCGGGACTGCCGGTCCCGGCAGCGGCTGCTCCGTCCGAATGA